In Candidatus Poribacteria bacterium, the DNA window CTCTCCGGTTTTCAGATCATACGCCCACGGGTCGGCGTATATCGTGTTCCCGACGACCAGGGGACGGGTGAAGTAATTGCACGGTCGGGACCAAACCAGCTTTCCATCCTTCGCCGAGAGGACCGTTATCCGCCTTCCGGCCAGCTCACCCCTGAAGAAGTGGCCCCAGTAATGCCCATCAGAGAATGAGCCGCAGAAGATCAGGAAACCGTCATGATACATGAGGTGAACCGGGGGGCCGCAATCCGTCAGATCCACCACCTCCTGCCAAACCACCTCGCCCGATTTCGCATCCAGCGCCACCACCTTCCTGATATCCGAGCGGGCGGATTTGCCACCGGCGATCTCGGAATCGGCGAAGAAGATCCGACCGTCTCCGACGGCGATGGCGTTGTGCTCTATTGAGCCGCCGCGATAGACCCATCTGAGTTCACCGCTCCCCTTATCCACGGCGAAAAGCCCATCGCTCCGGCCGGATCTAAACGAGGTGCTTCCGAAGAGCAACCCATCCACAACGGAGACATACCCCCATGACCTCGGTTTTCCCTCGGAGGTGGGGGGAAGCGAGTAGGTCCTCAGTATCTCCCCCGTCTTAGCGCTTAGCCGGAGACATCTATCGCCGATCGCCACGAAGAGGCTCTCCTCATCGCACGCCATGTTGCCGCCTCGGTGAGGCACACCGGGACAGATGGCGCCCTCGATATCCCGCTCCCACAGTTTAGTCCCGTTATAGGCATCGTATGCCATTATCACGTTCTCCCCCTCGACGAAGAATCGACCGTTGATGGAGAGCGGCGCGATGCCTTTCGCATGTCTGCTTAGCATCCTCGTCGGCCCCGGCTCGCCGAACCAGAGGAGGTCAAGCGGATATCTAACGAGCTCATCGTCAGAGCAGGCCGTGTTTCCGGGGTTGGCATACTGCTGCGTCCATCCACCCGCACCCGGAAGGGAGGAGCGGTCTATCCTGAGCCATACCCCGCCGTTCTCGAGGACCTGGAAGCCGTTGAATCCGGGGAGATCGGTGATCTTCGCGGCGTAAAGCCACCCCCGAAGCTCCTCCGCCTTGAGCCTTCTCCCGGTCCGCAGCATCACGGCCTTCTCCGGCTGGCCGATATAAACCACACCGCCACAGGGCTTAAGGACACGGCATATCTCCCTGATGAGCTCCACCCTCTCCTCCTTTGAGCCGGGGATACGACCTGATGTGAGCATGTCATCGGAGACGATCAGATCGGCGAAGTAGTCGGGATAAGGGAGGGGAAGGAGCGGACCTTGATCTACACTCACCCTCACGCCGTACAGCCCCGCCCTATCGAGGGCCTCCCTGGCCCTTTCGGCTTTCCTCCTATCCGGCTCGATCCCGTATATCTTCAACCGGGTCCGTTTTGCGAGCTCGTATGCCAATCTTCCCTCGCCGCAGCCGAAAACGAGGCAGTAACCCTTCGTCACCCCCGTTTCCCTTACGATCCTCTCGGCCGTCTCCCTGTAAAGTGAGGTCAGCTCGTCCTCAGGATAGGGTTCCGGCTCAGTGGGTTGGACGTTGACGCGCTTAGGGGACGAGAGTCCTTTACCGTCGAAGCAGTAGATATATCCCTCATCTGTGCTGACGAAAAGCCTCCCGTTCGCCGTCGCCAATCCTTTTGCCTCCCCTTCCACCTCGTGATTCCACGTTTTCCTCCCCGTTAGGGCGTCGACGGCGATCACCTCTCCCTCGCCTCCGACGAGGATAAGGTCGCCTGCCTTTATCATCGAGGAGGATAACTCGCAGGGGAGCTTCCATTTGACGGCATTTTGGGTTATATACTCCTCGATTTTCTTCAGTTCTCCGTTTACCTCCTCAAGCTGTCTCTTCAGCTCCTTCCTCTTCTCCGGTTCCTTCGCCCTGTTCATCTCGTTGCTGAGCCTGAGCTTTTCCTCTATCAGTGAGAACCTCTTTCTGCTCGCCTCGGCATAGATCGATCTGTCGAGCGCCATCAGCTCCTTTCCCGTCAGCATGTAGGAGGTATCCGCCGTTACAAGGAGCCTTCTGCCGGGAAACCAGGCGAAACCCGTCCCGCCCGTTTTTCGATCGAGAGCGACCACCTCCCTGCCGCCGCTGTATAGATGATCGTCGGCAAGGAGGGCATAACATCCGCCGAACAGGTAATAGTATCTTCCCTGCCATCCCGGAGCCATCGTGCTCTCGCGGCGGTAGATGAGATGACCGTCGCCCCTGTCAAAACATGCGGGAGGAGTTCTACCCGTGGGGACGTATAGCCTCTTCCTATCGGCGAGCAGATAGCCCTGAGGCGAGCAGGAACC includes these proteins:
- a CDS encoding PQQ-binding-like beta-propeller repeat protein — encoded protein: MRSKEAMSFVGVILGLFISLTSPLCIAYAEDWPTYMHDAARSGISSERLSLPLSEGWVFAPKHPPQPAWPPPHPGLVENVYEPNRLDFDYALHVVSVGDKLYFGSSADDKVYCLDVREGRVIWTFFTGGPVRLAPTVWQGRVYVGSDDGFVYCLDAQSGELIWKFRAGPCDERILGNGRMISRWPVRTGVLVDNGVAYFGAGVFPFEGVYLYALRAKDGKLIWRNDSWGYFRSGWGSCSPQGYLLADRKRLYVPTGRTPPACFDRGDGHLIYRRESTMAPGWQGRYYYLFGGCYALLADDHLYSGGREVVALDRKTGGTGFAWFPGRRLLVTADTSYMLTGKELMALDRSIYAEASRKRFSLIEEKLRLSNEMNRAKEPEKRKELKRQLEEVNGELKKIEEYITQNAVKWKLPCELSSSMIKAGDLILVGGEGEVIAVDALTGRKTWNHEVEGEAKGLATANGRLFVSTDEGYIYCFDGKGLSSPKRVNVQPTEPEPYPEDELTSLYRETAERIVRETGVTKGYCLVFGCGEGRLAYELAKRTRLKIYGIEPDRRKAERAREALDRAGLYGVRVSVDQGPLLPLPYPDYFADLIVSDDMLTSGRIPGSKEERVELIREICRVLKPCGGVVYIGQPEKAVMLRTGRRLKAEELRGWLYAAKITDLPGFNGFQVLENGGVWLRIDRSSLPGAGGWTQQYANPGNTACSDDELVRYPLDLLWFGEPGPTRMLSRHAKGIAPLSINGRFFVEGENVIMAYDAYNGTKLWERDIEGAICPGVPHRGGNMACDEESLFVAIGDRCLRLSAKTGEILRTYSLPPTSEGKPRSWGYVSVVDGLLFGSTSFRSGRSDGLFAVDKGSGELRWVYRGGSIEHNAIAVGDGRIFFADSEIAGGKSARSDIRKVVALDAKSGEVVWQEVVDLTDCGPPVHLMYHDGFLIFCGSFSDGHYWGHFFRGELAGRRITVLSAKDGKLVWSRPCNYFTRPLVVGNTIYADPWAYDLKTGEKVRHPHPITGEPVPFELGRGHHCGPLSACPHCLLMRSLVTAFYDLERDSGVIHFGGQRPGCCINMIAANGLLIEPEASSGCVCPFSLYSTVVFEPRDVDRGWGMFCSTAPITPARHFAINLGAPGDRRGKDGTLWLSYPRPSIPLVLKFDLKTTFLPGFGYFMINPQDVKIEGTGKPWLFSFGCCGLTRCVVPLLGEGDEPGTYTVRLGFIEPTEDVRPGERVFDIKLQGRTVAENFDVLREAGGPNKAIVREFKGIEVSRDLTLELVPVREITSKDAAKAKREVPILCSIELVRE